The Hirundo rustica isolate bHirRus1 chromosome 24, bHirRus1.pri.v3, whole genome shotgun sequence genome includes a window with the following:
- the LOC120762814 gene encoding copine-5-like isoform X15 produces the protein MAGLGSPERAGPAPVPATRVELTVSCRQLLDRDTFSKSDPVCVLYTQCPGSNQWREFGRTEVIDNSLNPDFLHKFVLDYCFEERQNLRFDLYDVDSKSPDLSKHDFLGQAFCTLGEIVGSAGSRLEKPLMMGTATMHPRGRRPSPASSSGGVPGKKCGTIILLAEELGNCRDVATLQFSATKLDKKDFFGKSDPFMVFYRSNEDGTFTICHKTEVVRNTLNPIWAAFAIPVRALCNGDHDRAIKVEVYDWDRDGSHDFIGEFTTSYRELARGQSHFNVYEVVNPRKKMKKKKYLNSGTVTLLSFAVEAEHTFLDYIRGGTQLNFTVAIDFTASNERGCIKPGMLWHHRGAGGISVQPAPCPALRPHQLCPCCQPCCPAAKLPMSIIIVGVGQAEFDAMVELDGDDIRISSRGKVAERDIVQVPTSPMRDLGTPFQPNQQGGGGFPGDFKSAPSLLGCTGWDWCVGIMWTGMWGSTGIWGCTSIWGCTGT, from the exons ATGGCGGGCCTGGGCTCCCCAGAACGGGCTGGTCCCGCTCCCGTCCCGGCCACTCGCGTGGAGCTCACGGTGTCCTGCAG gcagctcctggacAGAGACACCTTCTCCAAGTCAGACCCAG TCTGTGTGCTGTACAcgcagtgccctggcagcaaCCAATGGCGGGAG TTTGGCCGGACTGAGGTCATCGACAATTCCCTGAATCCTGACTTTCTGCACAAGTTTGTCCTTGATTACTGCTTTGAGGAGCGGCAGAACCTGCGGTTTGACCT gtaTGATGTGGACTCCAAGAGCCCGGACCTCTCCAAGCAT GATTTCTTGGGCCAGGCATTCTGCACCCTGGGGGAGATCGTGGGCTCAGCCGGCAGCCGCCTGGAGAAGCCTCTGAT gatgGGGACAGCCACCATGCACCCCCGGGGCAGGAGAccctccccagcctcctccagtGG TGGCGTTCCAGGGAAGAAGTGTGGCACCATCATACTCCTCGCTGAAGAGTTGGGAAACTGCCGG GACGTGGCCACACTTCAGTTCTCTGCCACCAAGCTGGATAAGAAGGatttctttggaaaatctgACCCCTTCATGGTCTTCTACCGCAGCAATGAAGACGGGAC TTTCACCATCTGCCACAAGACGGAAGTGGTGCGGAATACACTGAACCCCATCTGGGCAGCCTTTGCCATTCCTGTCCGTGCCCTCTGCAATGGGGACCATGACCG AGCCATCAAGGTGGAGGTATATGACTGGGACCGTGATGGCAG CCACGACTTCATTGGGGAGTTCACCACCAGCTATCGGGAGCTCGCGCGAGGCCAGAGCCACTTCAATGTGTATGAG GTGGTGAATCCCcggaagaagatgaagaagaagaagtacCTGAACTCCGGGACA GTGACACTGCTGTCCTTTGCTGTGGAGGCTGAGCACACCTTCCTGGACTACATCAGGGGCgg GACCCAACTCAACTTCACAGTGGCCATCGACTTCACGGCATCCAATG AACGGGGATGCATCAAACCCGGCATGCTGTGGCATCACCGGGGTGCTGGAGGCATATCAGTGCAGCCTGCGCCGTGTCCAGCTCTACGGCCCCACCAACTTTGCCCCTGTTGTCAACCATGTTGCCCG GCTGCCAAATTGCCCATGTCCATCATCATCGTGGGAGTTGGCCAGGCAGAGTTTGATG CCATGGTGGAGCTGGATGGGGACGACATCCGCATCTCTTCCCGTGGGAAAGTGGCTGAGCGTGATATCGTCCAGGTACCGACCTCACCAATGCGCGATTTGGGGACCCCCTTCCAGCCCAACCAGCAAGGTGGTGGGGGATTCCCTGGGGACTTCAAATCAGCGCCATCACTCCTGGGGTGCACTGGGTGGGACTGGTGTGTAGGGATAATGTGGACTGGGATGTGGGGCAGCACTGGCATTTGGGGGTGCACTAGCATTTGGGGGTGCACTGGGACATGA
- the LOC120762814 gene encoding copine-5-like isoform X1, which produces MAGLGSPERAGPAPVPATRVELTVSCRQLLDRDTFSKSDPVCVLYTQCPGSNQWREFGRTEVIDNSLNPDFLHKFVLDYCFEERQNLRFDLYDVDSKSPDLSKHDFLGQAFCTLGEIVGSAGSRLEKPLMMGTATMHPRGRRPSPASSSGGVPGKKCGTIILLAEELGNCRDVATLQFSATKLDKKDFFGKSDPFMVFYRSNEDGTFTICHKTEVVRNTLNPIWAAFAIPVRALCNGDHDRAIKVEVYDWDRDGSHDFIGEFTTSYRELARGQSHFNVYEVVNPRKKMKKKKYLNSGTVTLLSFAVEAEHTFLDYIRGGPLYPPGPNSTSQWPSTSRHPMPTSLHYLSPFQLNAYSLALRAVGDIIQDYDSDKMFPALGFGAKVPPDGHVSHEFPLNGDASNPACCGITGVLEAYQCSLRRVQLYGPTNFAPVVNHVARSAATVLDGSQYFVLLIITDGVISDMAQTKEAIVNAAKLPMSIIIVGVGQAEFDAMVELDGDDIRISSRGKVAERDIVQVPTSPMRDLGTPFQPNQQGGGGFPGDFKSAPSLLGCTGWDWCVGIMWTGMWGSTGIWGCTSIWGCTGT; this is translated from the exons ATGGCGGGCCTGGGCTCCCCAGAACGGGCTGGTCCCGCTCCCGTCCCGGCCACTCGCGTGGAGCTCACGGTGTCCTGCAG gcagctcctggacAGAGACACCTTCTCCAAGTCAGACCCAG TCTGTGTGCTGTACAcgcagtgccctggcagcaaCCAATGGCGGGAG TTTGGCCGGACTGAGGTCATCGACAATTCCCTGAATCCTGACTTTCTGCACAAGTTTGTCCTTGATTACTGCTTTGAGGAGCGGCAGAACCTGCGGTTTGACCT gtaTGATGTGGACTCCAAGAGCCCGGACCTCTCCAAGCAT GATTTCTTGGGCCAGGCATTCTGCACCCTGGGGGAGATCGTGGGCTCAGCCGGCAGCCGCCTGGAGAAGCCTCTGAT gatgGGGACAGCCACCATGCACCCCCGGGGCAGGAGAccctccccagcctcctccagtGG TGGCGTTCCAGGGAAGAAGTGTGGCACCATCATACTCCTCGCTGAAGAGTTGGGAAACTGCCGG GACGTGGCCACACTTCAGTTCTCTGCCACCAAGCTGGATAAGAAGGatttctttggaaaatctgACCCCTTCATGGTCTTCTACCGCAGCAATGAAGACGGGAC TTTCACCATCTGCCACAAGACGGAAGTGGTGCGGAATACACTGAACCCCATCTGGGCAGCCTTTGCCATTCCTGTCCGTGCCCTCTGCAATGGGGACCATGACCG AGCCATCAAGGTGGAGGTATATGACTGGGACCGTGATGGCAG CCACGACTTCATTGGGGAGTTCACCACCAGCTATCGGGAGCTCGCGCGAGGCCAGAGCCACTTCAATGTGTATGAG GTGGTGAATCCCcggaagaagatgaagaagaagaagtacCTGAACTCCGGGACA GTGACACTGCTGTCCTTTGCTGTGGAGGCTGAGCACACCTTCCTGGACTACATCAGGGGCgg GCCACTCTACCCCCCAGGACCCAACTCAACTTCACAGTGGCCATCGACTTCACGGCATCCAATG CCCACGTCCCTGCACTACCTGAGCCCCTTCCAGCTGAATGCCTACAGCCTGGCACTGCGGGCCGTGGGGGACATCATCCAGGACTACGACAGTGACAAGATGTTCCCAGCCCTTGGCTTTGGTGCCAAGGTCCCGCCGGATGGGCACGTGTCTCACGAGTTCCCACTG AACGGGGATGCATCAAACCCGGCATGCTGTGGCATCACCGGGGTGCTGGAGGCATATCAGTGCAGCCTGCGCCGTGTCCAGCTCTACGGCCCCACCAACTTTGCCCCTGTTGTCAACCATGTTGCCCG CTCAGCGGCCACAGTGCTGGATGGGTCCCAGTACTTTGTCCTCCTCATCATTACCGATGGTGTCATCTCCGACATGGCCCAGACCAAGGAGGCCATTGTCAAT GCTGCCAAATTGCCCATGTCCATCATCATCGTGGGAGTTGGCCAGGCAGAGTTTGATG CCATGGTGGAGCTGGATGGGGACGACATCCGCATCTCTTCCCGTGGGAAAGTGGCTGAGCGTGATATCGTCCAGGTACCGACCTCACCAATGCGCGATTTGGGGACCCCCTTCCAGCCCAACCAGCAAGGTGGTGGGGGATTCCCTGGGGACTTCAAATCAGCGCCATCACTCCTGGGGTGCACTGGGTGGGACTGGTGTGTAGGGATAATGTGGACTGGGATGTGGGGCAGCACTGGCATTTGGGGGTGCACTAGCATTTGGGGGTGCACTGGGACATGA
- the LOC120762814 gene encoding copine-5-like isoform X5 codes for MAGLGSPERAGPAPVPATRVELTVSCRQLLDRDTFSKSDPVCVLYTQCPGSNQWREFGRTEVIDNSLNPDFLHKFVLDYCFEERQNLRFDLYDVDSKSPDLSKHDFLGQAFCTLGEIVGSAGSRLEKPLMMGTATMHPRGRRPSPASSSGGVPGKKCGTIILLAEELGNCRDVATLQFSATKLDKKDFFGKSDPFMVFYRSNEDGTFTICHKTEVVRNTLNPIWAAFAIPVRALCNGDHDRAIKVEVYDWDRDGSHDFIGEFTTSYRELARGQSHFNVYEVVNPRKKMKKKKYLNSGTVTLLSFAVEAEHTFLDYIRGGTGMHQTRHAVASPGCWRHISAACAVSSSTAPPTLPLLSTMLPGKRGLMPRGVVPVPPGVMQGPPSSAATVLDGSQYFVLLIITDGVISDMAQTKEAIVNAAKLPMSIIIVGVGQAEFDAMVELDGDDIRISSRGKVAERDIVQVPTSPMRDLGTPFQPNQQGGGGFPGDFKSAPSLLGCTGWDWCVGIMWTGMWGSTGIWGCTSIWGCTGT; via the exons ATGGCGGGCCTGGGCTCCCCAGAACGGGCTGGTCCCGCTCCCGTCCCGGCCACTCGCGTGGAGCTCACGGTGTCCTGCAG gcagctcctggacAGAGACACCTTCTCCAAGTCAGACCCAG TCTGTGTGCTGTACAcgcagtgccctggcagcaaCCAATGGCGGGAG TTTGGCCGGACTGAGGTCATCGACAATTCCCTGAATCCTGACTTTCTGCACAAGTTTGTCCTTGATTACTGCTTTGAGGAGCGGCAGAACCTGCGGTTTGACCT gtaTGATGTGGACTCCAAGAGCCCGGACCTCTCCAAGCAT GATTTCTTGGGCCAGGCATTCTGCACCCTGGGGGAGATCGTGGGCTCAGCCGGCAGCCGCCTGGAGAAGCCTCTGAT gatgGGGACAGCCACCATGCACCCCCGGGGCAGGAGAccctccccagcctcctccagtGG TGGCGTTCCAGGGAAGAAGTGTGGCACCATCATACTCCTCGCTGAAGAGTTGGGAAACTGCCGG GACGTGGCCACACTTCAGTTCTCTGCCACCAAGCTGGATAAGAAGGatttctttggaaaatctgACCCCTTCATGGTCTTCTACCGCAGCAATGAAGACGGGAC TTTCACCATCTGCCACAAGACGGAAGTGGTGCGGAATACACTGAACCCCATCTGGGCAGCCTTTGCCATTCCTGTCCGTGCCCTCTGCAATGGGGACCATGACCG AGCCATCAAGGTGGAGGTATATGACTGGGACCGTGATGGCAG CCACGACTTCATTGGGGAGTTCACCACCAGCTATCGGGAGCTCGCGCGAGGCCAGAGCCACTTCAATGTGTATGAG GTGGTGAATCCCcggaagaagatgaagaagaagaagtacCTGAACTCCGGGACA GTGACACTGCTGTCCTTTGCTGTGGAGGCTGAGCACACCTTCCTGGACTACATCAGGGGCgg AACGGGGATGCATCAAACCCGGCATGCTGTGGCATCACCGGGGTGCTGGAGGCATATCAGTGCAGCCTGCGCCGTGTCCAGCTCTACGGCCCCACCAACTTTGCCCCTGTTGTCAACCATGTTGCCCGGTAAGAGGGGCCTCATGCCCCGGGGTGtggtccctgtgccccctgGCGTCATGCAGGGTCCCCCCAGCTCAGCGGCCACAGTGCTGGATGGGTCCCAGTACTTTGTCCTCCTCATCATTACCGATGGTGTCATCTCCGACATGGCCCAGACCAAGGAGGCCATTGTCAAT GCTGCCAAATTGCCCATGTCCATCATCATCGTGGGAGTTGGCCAGGCAGAGTTTGATG CCATGGTGGAGCTGGATGGGGACGACATCCGCATCTCTTCCCGTGGGAAAGTGGCTGAGCGTGATATCGTCCAGGTACCGACCTCACCAATGCGCGATTTGGGGACCCCCTTCCAGCCCAACCAGCAAGGTGGTGGGGGATTCCCTGGGGACTTCAAATCAGCGCCATCACTCCTGGGGTGCACTGGGTGGGACTGGTGTGTAGGGATAATGTGGACTGGGATGTGGGGCAGCACTGGCATTTGGGGGTGCACTAGCATTTGGGGGTGCACTGGGACATGA
- the LOC120762814 gene encoding copine-5-like isoform X4 — protein sequence MAGLGSPERAGPAPVPATRVELTVSCRQLLDRDTFSKSDPVCVLYTQCPGSNQWREFGRTEVIDNSLNPDFLHKFVLDYCFEERQNLRFDLYDVDSKSPDLSKHDFLGQAFCTLGEIVGSAGSRLEKPLMMGTATMHPRGRRPSPASSSGGVPGKKCGTIILLAEELGNCRDVATLQFSATKLDKKDFFGKSDPFMVFYRSNEDGTFTICHKTEVVRNTLNPIWAAFAIPVRALCNGDHDRAIKVEVYDWDRDGSHDFIGEFTTSYRELARGQSHFNVYEVVNPRKKMKKKKYLNSGTVTLLSFAVEAEHTFLDYIRGGPLYPPGPNSTSQWPSTSRHPMPTSLHYLSPFQLNAYSLALRAVGDIIQDYDSDKMFPALGFGAKVPPDGHVSHEFPLNGDASNPACCGITGVLEAYQCSLRRVQLYGPTNFAPVVNHVARPRRPLSMLPNCPCPSSSWELARQSLMPWWSWMGTTSASLPVGKWLSVISSRYRPHQCAIWGPPSSPTSKVVGDSLGTSNQRHHSWGALGGTGV from the exons ATGGCGGGCCTGGGCTCCCCAGAACGGGCTGGTCCCGCTCCCGTCCCGGCCACTCGCGTGGAGCTCACGGTGTCCTGCAG gcagctcctggacAGAGACACCTTCTCCAAGTCAGACCCAG TCTGTGTGCTGTACAcgcagtgccctggcagcaaCCAATGGCGGGAG TTTGGCCGGACTGAGGTCATCGACAATTCCCTGAATCCTGACTTTCTGCACAAGTTTGTCCTTGATTACTGCTTTGAGGAGCGGCAGAACCTGCGGTTTGACCT gtaTGATGTGGACTCCAAGAGCCCGGACCTCTCCAAGCAT GATTTCTTGGGCCAGGCATTCTGCACCCTGGGGGAGATCGTGGGCTCAGCCGGCAGCCGCCTGGAGAAGCCTCTGAT gatgGGGACAGCCACCATGCACCCCCGGGGCAGGAGAccctccccagcctcctccagtGG TGGCGTTCCAGGGAAGAAGTGTGGCACCATCATACTCCTCGCTGAAGAGTTGGGAAACTGCCGG GACGTGGCCACACTTCAGTTCTCTGCCACCAAGCTGGATAAGAAGGatttctttggaaaatctgACCCCTTCATGGTCTTCTACCGCAGCAATGAAGACGGGAC TTTCACCATCTGCCACAAGACGGAAGTGGTGCGGAATACACTGAACCCCATCTGGGCAGCCTTTGCCATTCCTGTCCGTGCCCTCTGCAATGGGGACCATGACCG AGCCATCAAGGTGGAGGTATATGACTGGGACCGTGATGGCAG CCACGACTTCATTGGGGAGTTCACCACCAGCTATCGGGAGCTCGCGCGAGGCCAGAGCCACTTCAATGTGTATGAG GTGGTGAATCCCcggaagaagatgaagaagaagaagtacCTGAACTCCGGGACA GTGACACTGCTGTCCTTTGCTGTGGAGGCTGAGCACACCTTCCTGGACTACATCAGGGGCgg GCCACTCTACCCCCCAGGACCCAACTCAACTTCACAGTGGCCATCGACTTCACGGCATCCAATG CCCACGTCCCTGCACTACCTGAGCCCCTTCCAGCTGAATGCCTACAGCCTGGCACTGCGGGCCGTGGGGGACATCATCCAGGACTACGACAGTGACAAGATGTTCCCAGCCCTTGGCTTTGGTGCCAAGGTCCCGCCGGATGGGCACGTGTCTCACGAGTTCCCACTG AACGGGGATGCATCAAACCCGGCATGCTGTGGCATCACCGGGGTGCTGGAGGCATATCAGTGCAGCCTGCGCCGTGTCCAGCTCTACGGCCCCACCAACTTTGCCCCTGTTGTCAACCATGTTGCCCG ACCAAGGAGGCCATTGTCAAT GCTGCCAAATTGCCCATGTCCATCATCATCGTGGGAGTTGGCCAGGCAGAGTTTGATG CCATGGTGGAGCTGGATGGGGACGACATCCGCATCTCTTCCCGTGGGAAAGTGGCTGAGCGTGATATCGTCCAGGTACCGACCTCACCAATGCGCGATTTGGGGACCCCCTTCCAGCCCAACCAGCAAGGTGGTGGGGGATTCCCTGGGGACTTCAAATCAGCGCCATCACTCCTGGGGTGCACTGGGTGGGACTGGTGTGTAG
- the LOC120762814 gene encoding copine-5-like isoform X14: MAGLGSPERAGPAPVPATRVELTVSCRQLLDRDTFSKSDPVCVLYTQCPGSNQWREFGRTEVIDNSLNPDFLHKFVLDYCFEERQNLRFDLYDVDSKSPDLSKHDFLGQAFCTLGEIVGSAGSRLEKPLMMGTATMHPRGRRPSPASSSGGVPGKKCGTIILLAEELGNCRDVATLQFSATKLDKKDFFGKSDPFMVFYRSNEDGTFTICHKTEVVRNTLNPIWAAFAIPVRALCNGDHDRAIKVEVYDWDRDGSHDFIGEFTTSYRELARGQSHFNVYEVVNPRKKMKKKKYLNSGTVTLLSFAVEAEHTFLDYIRGGTQLNFTVAIDFTASNERGCIKPGMLWHHRGAGGISVQPAPCPALRPHQLCPCCQPCCPTKEAIVNAAKLPMSIIIVGVGQAEFDAMVELDGDDIRISSRGKVAERDIVQVPTSPMRDLGTPFQPNQQGGGGFPGDFKSAPSLLGCTGWDWCVGIMWTGMWGSTGIWGCTSIWGCTGT, encoded by the exons ATGGCGGGCCTGGGCTCCCCAGAACGGGCTGGTCCCGCTCCCGTCCCGGCCACTCGCGTGGAGCTCACGGTGTCCTGCAG gcagctcctggacAGAGACACCTTCTCCAAGTCAGACCCAG TCTGTGTGCTGTACAcgcagtgccctggcagcaaCCAATGGCGGGAG TTTGGCCGGACTGAGGTCATCGACAATTCCCTGAATCCTGACTTTCTGCACAAGTTTGTCCTTGATTACTGCTTTGAGGAGCGGCAGAACCTGCGGTTTGACCT gtaTGATGTGGACTCCAAGAGCCCGGACCTCTCCAAGCAT GATTTCTTGGGCCAGGCATTCTGCACCCTGGGGGAGATCGTGGGCTCAGCCGGCAGCCGCCTGGAGAAGCCTCTGAT gatgGGGACAGCCACCATGCACCCCCGGGGCAGGAGAccctccccagcctcctccagtGG TGGCGTTCCAGGGAAGAAGTGTGGCACCATCATACTCCTCGCTGAAGAGTTGGGAAACTGCCGG GACGTGGCCACACTTCAGTTCTCTGCCACCAAGCTGGATAAGAAGGatttctttggaaaatctgACCCCTTCATGGTCTTCTACCGCAGCAATGAAGACGGGAC TTTCACCATCTGCCACAAGACGGAAGTGGTGCGGAATACACTGAACCCCATCTGGGCAGCCTTTGCCATTCCTGTCCGTGCCCTCTGCAATGGGGACCATGACCG AGCCATCAAGGTGGAGGTATATGACTGGGACCGTGATGGCAG CCACGACTTCATTGGGGAGTTCACCACCAGCTATCGGGAGCTCGCGCGAGGCCAGAGCCACTTCAATGTGTATGAG GTGGTGAATCCCcggaagaagatgaagaagaagaagtacCTGAACTCCGGGACA GTGACACTGCTGTCCTTTGCTGTGGAGGCTGAGCACACCTTCCTGGACTACATCAGGGGCgg GACCCAACTCAACTTCACAGTGGCCATCGACTTCACGGCATCCAATG AACGGGGATGCATCAAACCCGGCATGCTGTGGCATCACCGGGGTGCTGGAGGCATATCAGTGCAGCCTGCGCCGTGTCCAGCTCTACGGCCCCACCAACTTTGCCCCTGTTGTCAACCATGTTGCCCG ACCAAGGAGGCCATTGTCAAT GCTGCCAAATTGCCCATGTCCATCATCATCGTGGGAGTTGGCCAGGCAGAGTTTGATG CCATGGTGGAGCTGGATGGGGACGACATCCGCATCTCTTCCCGTGGGAAAGTGGCTGAGCGTGATATCGTCCAGGTACCGACCTCACCAATGCGCGATTTGGGGACCCCCTTCCAGCCCAACCAGCAAGGTGGTGGGGGATTCCCTGGGGACTTCAAATCAGCGCCATCACTCCTGGGGTGCACTGGGTGGGACTGGTGTGTAGGGATAATGTGGACTGGGATGTGGGGCAGCACTGGCATTTGGGGGTGCACTAGCATTTGGGGGTGCACTGGGACATGA
- the LOC120762814 gene encoding copine-5-like isoform X7 — MAGLGSPERAGPAPVPATRVELTVSCRQLLDRDTFSKSDPVCVLYTQCPGSNQWREFGRTEVIDNSLNPDFLHKFVLDYCFEERQNLRFDLYDVDSKSPDLSKHDFLGQAFCTLGEIVGSAGSRLEKPLMMGTATMHPRGRRPSPASSSGGVPGKKCGTIILLAEELGNCRDVATLQFSATKLDKKDFFGKSDPFMVFYRSNEDGTFTICHKTEVVRNTLNPIWAAFAIPVRALCNGDHDRAIKVEVYDWDRDGSHDFIGEFTTSYRELARGQSHFNVYEVVNPRKKMKKKKYLNSGTVTLLSFAVEAEHTFLDYIRGGTQLNFTVAIDFTASNERGCIKPGMLWHHRGAGGISVQPAPCPALRPHQLCPCCQPCCPVRGASCPGVWSLCPLASCRVPPAQRPQCWMGPSTLSSSSLPMVSSPTWPRPRRPLSMLPNCPCPSSSWELARQSLMPWWSWMGTTSASLPVGKWLSVISSRYRPHQCAIWGPPSSPTSKVVGDSLGTSNQRHHSWGALGGTGV; from the exons ATGGCGGGCCTGGGCTCCCCAGAACGGGCTGGTCCCGCTCCCGTCCCGGCCACTCGCGTGGAGCTCACGGTGTCCTGCAG gcagctcctggacAGAGACACCTTCTCCAAGTCAGACCCAG TCTGTGTGCTGTACAcgcagtgccctggcagcaaCCAATGGCGGGAG TTTGGCCGGACTGAGGTCATCGACAATTCCCTGAATCCTGACTTTCTGCACAAGTTTGTCCTTGATTACTGCTTTGAGGAGCGGCAGAACCTGCGGTTTGACCT gtaTGATGTGGACTCCAAGAGCCCGGACCTCTCCAAGCAT GATTTCTTGGGCCAGGCATTCTGCACCCTGGGGGAGATCGTGGGCTCAGCCGGCAGCCGCCTGGAGAAGCCTCTGAT gatgGGGACAGCCACCATGCACCCCCGGGGCAGGAGAccctccccagcctcctccagtGG TGGCGTTCCAGGGAAGAAGTGTGGCACCATCATACTCCTCGCTGAAGAGTTGGGAAACTGCCGG GACGTGGCCACACTTCAGTTCTCTGCCACCAAGCTGGATAAGAAGGatttctttggaaaatctgACCCCTTCATGGTCTTCTACCGCAGCAATGAAGACGGGAC TTTCACCATCTGCCACAAGACGGAAGTGGTGCGGAATACACTGAACCCCATCTGGGCAGCCTTTGCCATTCCTGTCCGTGCCCTCTGCAATGGGGACCATGACCG AGCCATCAAGGTGGAGGTATATGACTGGGACCGTGATGGCAG CCACGACTTCATTGGGGAGTTCACCACCAGCTATCGGGAGCTCGCGCGAGGCCAGAGCCACTTCAATGTGTATGAG GTGGTGAATCCCcggaagaagatgaagaagaagaagtacCTGAACTCCGGGACA GTGACACTGCTGTCCTTTGCTGTGGAGGCTGAGCACACCTTCCTGGACTACATCAGGGGCgg GACCCAACTCAACTTCACAGTGGCCATCGACTTCACGGCATCCAATG AACGGGGATGCATCAAACCCGGCATGCTGTGGCATCACCGGGGTGCTGGAGGCATATCAGTGCAGCCTGCGCCGTGTCCAGCTCTACGGCCCCACCAACTTTGCCCCTGTTGTCAACCATGTTGCCCGGTAAGAGGGGCCTCATGCCCCGGGGTGtggtccctgtgccccctgGCGTCATGCAGGGTCCCCCCAGCTCAGCGGCCACAGTGCTGGATGGGTCCCAGTACTTTGTCCTCCTCATCATTACCGATGGTGTCATCTCCGACATGGCCCAGACCAAGGAGGCCATTGTCAAT GCTGCCAAATTGCCCATGTCCATCATCATCGTGGGAGTTGGCCAGGCAGAGTTTGATG CCATGGTGGAGCTGGATGGGGACGACATCCGCATCTCTTCCCGTGGGAAAGTGGCTGAGCGTGATATCGTCCAGGTACCGACCTCACCAATGCGCGATTTGGGGACCCCCTTCCAGCCCAACCAGCAAGGTGGTGGGGGATTCCCTGGGGACTTCAAATCAGCGCCATCACTCCTGGGGTGCACTGGGTGGGACTGGTGTGTAG